In Niallia sp. FSL W8-0635, one genomic interval encodes:
- a CDS encoding IS3 family transposase produces MIYIFILAHSDEHVVAKMCEVLKVSSSGYYKWLNKQDQLPSEKEAYRLEIKQKISKSFHESYGTYGSPRVHADLMEWGYTISQKTVARLMKELGLTATPKEKYMVTTDSKHDLPISPNLLNRQFNVEKPNKVWVTDITYIWTLEGWVYLSFVMDLFSRKIVGWSLAPHMKKELTIQALNRAIISRQPGKGVIHHSDRGSQYCSNEYINILKEEEMKISMSRKGNPYDNACIESFHASIKKDFIYRRRFKTKEEAIKAINHYISSFYNERRKHSTLGKQSPNQFERNNWKEEVTTVS; encoded by the coding sequence GTGATTTATATATTTATCCTAGCCCACTCTGATGAACACGTAGTGGCGAAGATGTGCGAAGTGCTGAAAGTATCATCAAGTGGCTATTATAAATGGTTGAATAAGCAGGATCAGCTTCCATCTGAAAAAGAAGCCTATCGTCTAGAGATTAAGCAAAAAATCAGTAAATCTTTTCATGAGAGTTATGGTACGTATGGAAGTCCGAGAGTACATGCCGACTTAATGGAGTGGGGCTATACGATTTCCCAAAAGACTGTTGCACGCTTGATGAAAGAATTGGGGTTAACTGCGACGCCGAAAGAAAAATATATGGTGACGACTGATTCTAAACATGATCTCCCTATCTCTCCTAACTTGTTAAACCGTCAATTTAACGTGGAGAAACCCAATAAAGTATGGGTAACGGACATTACGTATATTTGGACGCTAGAAGGATGGGTTTATTTATCATTTGTTATGGACTTGTTTTCGCGGAAAATCGTTGGCTGGAGTCTTGCTCCCCACATGAAAAAAGAACTAACTATACAAGCATTAAATAGAGCGATTATCTCTAGGCAGCCAGGAAAAGGGGTAATTCACCATTCTGACCGAGGTTCTCAGTATTGTTCTAATGAATATATCAATATTTTAAAAGAGGAAGAAATGAAAATTAGTATGAGTCGAAAAGGGAATCCCTACGATAATGCTTGTATTGAATCGTTTCATGCTTCGATTAAGAAAGATTTTATTTATAGAAGGCGCTTTAAAACGAAGGAAGAAGCTATAAAAGCGATAAATCACTATATTAGTAGTTTTTATAATGAAAGGCGAAAGCACTCTACTCTGGGGAAACAATCACCGAATCAATTTGAGAGAAACAACTGGAAAGAGGAAGTTACCACTGTCTCATAA
- a CDS encoding transposase — translation MGKHHSKEYKDYVVKLIVEEGRKASEVSYELELSPKTVSRWVSDYKAKIRGGQSTESYLTPTELEKLKKQHEKELQALKEENEILKKAMHIFTKNQA, via the coding sequence ATGGGAAAGCATCATTCAAAAGAGTATAAAGACTATGTTGTAAAGTTAATTGTGGAGGAAGGGAGGAAAGCTTCTGAAGTATCCTATGAACTTGAGTTATCACCTAAAACAGTAAGCCGTTGGGTCTCCGATTACAAGGCGAAAATAAGGGGTGGACAGAGTACGGAAAGTTATCTAACCCCTACCGAACTTGAAAAATTAAAAAAGCAACACGAGAAAGAATTACAAGCTTTGAAAGAGGAGAATGAAATCTTAAAAAAGGCCATGCACATCTTCACAAAAAACCAAGCGTGA